The region CCGGCTCGTCGTTCGCCCCGGAGAGCGCCGGATACAGACCGCGTGCGCCGGACGCGACGGTGCTGCACAAGGTCGTGCGCGAGAACCTCGAGGAGTTCCTCCGCCAAGCACGCGGCGGGTCAGAAGACGGGGAGGGCGTCCCGGACTTCGTCGTGGACGAGCTTCGGAGGTTTCTGTCGTGCGGTTCGCTCTCGGGTGGTTTCGCGCGGCTCAAGTGCGAGACGTGCGGCAAAGAACGTCTCGTTCCCTTTTCGTGCAAGCGCCGCGCAGCATGCCCGAGCTGCGCTGGGAGGCGCATGGCGGAGCTCGCCGCGCACCTCGTGGATTCCGTGTTTCCGCTCGTGCCGGTGCGGCAGTGGGTGCTCAGCCTGCCGTTCCTCCTGCGCTACCGGCTCGCGTGGAACCACGATCTCACGCGGAAGGTGCTCCGGGTCTTCTGGCGTGTCCTCGACAGGTATCAGCGGAAGAGGGCGACGGAGCGCGGCCTCGCGAACGCCCGGACCGGCGCCGTGACGGTCATCCAGAGAGCCGGGGGCGCGTTGAATCTCAACGTCCATTTCCACATGGCCGCGCTCGACGGCGTGTTCGTCGAAAAGGAAGATGTAGGGGCGAACGGCCGTTCGCCCCTTCTCTCGTTCGTCCGGCTACCCGCGCCGTCGACCGAGGATGTCGCGGCGATCGTGAAGAGAGTTCGCAAGGGCGTCCTCCGCCTGCTCGGCCGCTCACGCATCTCGAACGGTGACAACGAAGACGACGGTTGGGACGATCCGTTCGTCGAGGAGAGCCCGGCGCTCGC is a window of Pseudomonadota bacterium DNA encoding:
- a CDS encoding transposase, which gives rise to MQSARQLEPSWSSGSSFAPESAGYRPRAPDATVLHKVVRENLEEFLRQARGGSEDGEGVPDFVVDELRRFLSCGSLSGGFARLKCETCGKERLVPFSCKRRAACPSCAGRRMAELAAHLVDSVFPLVPVRQWVLSLPFLLRYRLAWNHDLTRKVLRVFWRVLDRYQRKRATERGLANARTGAVTVIQRAGGALNLNVHFHMAALDGVFVEKEDVGANGRSPLLSFVRLPAPSTEDVAAIVKRVRKGVLRLLGRSRISNGDNEDDGWDDPFVEESPALAAASGASVQGISAFGPRTGQRVRRIGEEPDEIVKAPKRKRHARYQGFDLHAGAPAKPEERDRLERMLRYLLRPPIAESRLRELPDGNILLTQKTKWSDGTTALVFHPLELLERLAAIIPRPQINLLIYHGVLAPNAHWRSRVVAYGRPGVAPAAGAAEDADSAETAEPQPFSPRNYTWAELMRRTFGYDVMACLECGGRMRLIAMIE